The following are from one region of the Desulfitobacterium chlororespirans DSM 11544 genome:
- the mnmH gene encoding tRNA 2-selenouridine(34) synthase MnmH encodes MMVQDITIEELLKIKDIVLLDVRSEGEYEEATIPGARNLPLFNNEERAMIGTTYVQISPALAKEQGLAIAGPKLDGLYNQARQWSKGRPVVLFCWRGGMRSRSLATVLGLMGLPVYRLQGGYKAYRHLVHDYFSREFPFKVVVLRGNTGVGKTELLKWLRADGYPVIDLESLANNRGSVFGSVGLGSGPSQKTFEAALYEELRVLANFPYIIVECESKRIGRINLPTSVYEAMKMGPQILIYDSIQQRVERLIKEYTQYPYADQEIKSALGRLTKNLGHKTIAEYSALLEQGNLEEFTEGMLKYYDALYAYPNHPSNDYDDSISNEDPEKGIKELEDYLDQWSGILRRTTLSGICDTAK; translated from the coding sequence ATGATGGTTCAGGATATAACGATTGAAGAGTTGCTAAAAATTAAAGATATAGTTCTTCTCGATGTTCGCTCTGAAGGTGAATATGAGGAAGCCACCATACCTGGTGCTCGGAATCTGCCTCTGTTTAATAATGAAGAACGGGCCATGATTGGCACTACTTATGTACAGATCTCTCCCGCTTTAGCCAAGGAGCAAGGGCTGGCTATAGCCGGTCCCAAGTTGGATGGACTTTATAACCAAGCCAGGCAATGGTCCAAGGGCCGGCCTGTGGTGCTTTTTTGCTGGCGGGGAGGGATGAGGAGCAGATCCTTAGCCACTGTTTTGGGTCTGATGGGCTTGCCTGTTTACCGGTTGCAAGGGGGATATAAGGCTTATCGCCATTTGGTTCATGATTACTTCAGCCGGGAGTTTCCCTTTAAAGTTGTCGTACTGCGGGGGAATACGGGTGTAGGCAAGACTGAGCTATTAAAGTGGTTAAGGGCTGACGGCTATCCGGTCATTGATTTAGAGTCCCTGGCTAATAATCGGGGCTCTGTATTTGGGTCGGTGGGCTTGGGTTCAGGCCCTTCTCAGAAAACCTTTGAAGCCGCTTTGTACGAAGAGCTTAGGGTGTTAGCGAATTTTCCTTATATTATCGTTGAATGTGAGAGTAAGCGCATTGGCCGCATCAATTTGCCGACCAGTGTTTATGAGGCTATGAAAATGGGTCCGCAAATCCTGATCTATGACTCAATTCAGCAGCGGGTTGAACGCTTAATTAAGGAATACACCCAGTATCCTTATGCTGACCAGGAGATTAAGTCGGCGCTTGGGCGTCTGACGAAAAACCTGGGGCATAAAACGATTGCCGAGTACAGCGCTTTGCTGGAACAAGGAAATTTAGAAGAGTTTACAGAAGGAATGCTGAAATACTACGACGCTCTTTATGCCTATCCTAACCATCCCAGCAATGATTATGATGATTCCATAAGCAATGAAGATCCGGAAAAGGGGATCAAAGAATTGGAGGATTACCTTGATCAGTGGTCGGGTATACTCAGAAGAACAACTTTATCTGGAATATGTGATACAGCAAAATAA
- a CDS encoding enoyl-CoA hydratase/isomerase family protein produces the protein MSGIELKIENYIATVTVNRPPANALNKETYIAIRDTFYSLEERDDVKVVVLTGAGKIFMAGNEFDEFPEMMERKACTTYYDIIRNGYLSVKNCKYPVIGAINGAAVGSGCAFAGCCDLLVAVEGAKFALSEIKVGIIGADGFASLMVPEKVLRYMALSGNPLTAEEIYRHGGIHQVVPKGELMNAAYKLANELAQNARRALIQWKLCLNQNYEHDLPKKFNNNLNATVAYHPYHDFKEASSAFIAKRPPEFDNK, from the coding sequence ATGTCAGGAATCGAATTAAAGATAGAAAATTACATAGCGACAGTAACCGTGAACAGACCTCCGGCCAATGCTTTAAACAAAGAGACTTATATTGCAATTCGCGACACATTTTACAGCTTGGAGGAGCGGGACGATGTGAAGGTGGTCGTCCTGACTGGGGCGGGCAAAATATTTATGGCGGGCAATGAGTTTGACGAATTCCCTGAAATGATGGAGAGAAAAGCTTGCACAACGTATTACGACATCATCCGCAACGGATACCTTTCGGTCAAGAACTGTAAATATCCGGTAATCGGTGCTATAAACGGTGCGGCGGTGGGCTCGGGCTGTGCGTTTGCGGGTTGCTGTGATTTACTTGTGGCAGTGGAGGGGGCAAAATTCGCCCTTTCGGAAATCAAGGTCGGCATTATAGGGGCTGACGGCTTTGCCTCCCTGATGGTGCCTGAGAAGGTACTTCGTTATATGGCACTTTCCGGCAATCCGCTTACCGCCGAGGAGATTTACAGACATGGAGGGATTCATCAGGTCGTTCCTAAAGGGGAGCTTATGAACGCAGCCTATAAACTTGCGAATGAGCTTGCCCAGAATGCTCGCCGTGCGCTTATTCAGTGGAAGCTGTGCTTGAATCAGAACTATGAGCATGATCTACCCAAAAAGTTTAACAATAACTTAAATGCAACTGTGGCGTACCATCCCTACCACGACTTCAAGGAGGCATCAAGTGCTTTTATTGCCAAACGTCCCCCGGAATTTGACAACAAGTGA
- a CDS encoding ClpP family protease, translated as MRSENENQNEPINPEVQTLKELGQIRIPEPSESIYCLTVVGQIEGHQVLSAQTKATKYEHVIPQLFAVEQNPKVEGILLILNTAGGDVEAGLAISELVSSLSKPSVSIVLGGGHSIGIPIAVSCERSFIAPTGTMTLHPIRYTGLVINGHQQFDYLQKMQERINSFIIQHSQITEDQLKKLMFATGELAQDIGTVLIGQDAVDIGLIDAVGGLKEAYGELKRLIAAKRES; from the coding sequence GTGAGAAGTGAAAATGAAAATCAAAATGAACCCATAAATCCGGAGGTCCAAACCTTAAAAGAGCTGGGCCAGATTCGTATCCCTGAGCCTTCGGAGAGCATCTATTGTCTGACTGTTGTCGGACAAATCGAAGGACATCAAGTCCTTTCCGCGCAAACGAAGGCCACCAAATATGAACATGTCATTCCGCAATTATTTGCCGTCGAGCAAAACCCTAAAGTAGAAGGGATATTGTTGATTTTAAATACGGCCGGAGGGGATGTGGAGGCGGGTTTAGCCATATCCGAGCTGGTAAGCAGCCTAAGCAAACCCAGTGTCTCCATCGTTCTGGGAGGCGGGCACAGCATTGGCATTCCCATCGCTGTGAGCTGCGAGCGCAGCTTTATTGCGCCAACGGGGACCATGACCTTGCACCCCATACGCTATACAGGGTTGGTGATCAACGGCCATCAGCAGTTTGACTATTTACAAAAAATGCAGGAGAGAATCAATAGCTTTATTATCCAACATTCCCAGATCACAGAGGATCAGCTGAAAAAGCTCATGTTTGCCACCGGTGAACTGGCCCAGGATATCGGGACTGTTTTAATCGGACAGGATGCGGTGGATATAGGGCTGATTGACGCTGTCGGAGGCTTGAAGGAAGCCTATGGAGAACTAAAGCGCCTGATCGCGGCAAAGCGTGAAAGTTAA
- a CDS encoding glycyl-radical enzyme activating protein — protein MTNAEANSGKKAVIFNVQRYSTEDGPGVRTTVFFKGCPLSCLWCSNPESQQAKPQMMYFSKTCVQCYACVKACPNGANKIKDDGSVWVDRSVCTNCGVCVKVCLADARSMSGKKMTVDEVFDIIQKDSLYYINSGGGVTLGGGECTTEPEFVGELLDRCYDRAIHTCIDTCGYTPWSVLEKILPKVELVLFDIKHMDTEKHKELTGVGNELILENAVKIKQMGTRMIIRLPLIPGYNDDENNIKVMGWFMESWGMDRIDILPYHRLGENKYDALGMNYSLGDLPNLAKDSISRAVKILGSYGLEVHVM, from the coding sequence ATGACTAACGCAGAGGCGAATTCCGGGAAAAAAGCAGTTATTTTTAATGTACAAAGATATTCAACTGAAGACGGGCCAGGGGTAAGAACGACCGTATTTTTTAAAGGATGCCCCCTCAGCTGCCTGTGGTGCAGTAATCCGGAATCACAGCAAGCTAAGCCCCAGATGATGTATTTCAGCAAAACATGTGTGCAATGTTATGCTTGTGTGAAGGCTTGCCCTAATGGCGCTAATAAAATTAAAGACGATGGTTCTGTATGGGTGGACCGCAGTGTGTGCACGAATTGTGGTGTTTGCGTAAAGGTGTGCCTGGCTGATGCCCGGTCGATGTCTGGGAAAAAGATGACGGTAGATGAGGTTTTTGACATCATTCAAAAGGATTCTCTGTATTACATCAATTCGGGTGGCGGTGTAACGCTCGGTGGCGGAGAGTGCACAACCGAACCGGAATTTGTAGGGGAGTTATTGGACAGATGTTATGACAGGGCCATTCACACCTGTATTGATACTTGCGGGTATACTCCCTGGAGTGTATTGGAGAAAATCCTGCCCAAGGTAGAACTGGTTTTATTCGATATAAAACACATGGATACAGAGAAGCATAAAGAACTCACAGGAGTGGGGAATGAACTGATTTTAGAGAATGCGGTAAAGATAAAACAAATGGGGACCAGAATGATTATTCGATTGCCTTTAATTCCCGGTTACAATGATGATGAAAATAATATTAAGGTTATGGGCTGGTTTATGGAATCATGGGGTATGGACAGAATCGATATACTCCCTTATCACCGGTTGGGCGAAAATAAATATGATGCTCTTGGGATGAACTATTCACTTGGGGATCTGCCCAATTTGGCAAAGGATAGTATCAGCAGGGCGGTCAAAATATTAGGGTCCTATGGACTGGAAGTTCATGTCATGTGA
- a CDS encoding FtsK/SpoIIIE family DNA translocase — protein MTVKKKGFLKDNVRHELIGIVALGLAVLGIVALYSGSNGVVGGKIKEGLTILAGNGRVWLLLMLGAWGIAYMNRKHINNQWRTVGVLLLWLAFEGLLHFQLPGLSDYSNETILDEGLLGHGGGAIGALLTMALKSSVGISGGYVVLIVTALSGALLVTNRSLIGGLQQVQKAGKESGRWVKNHVEDFIYVIQDTEENPEEAFPEEPMEKRALKKNIKRKETKTTTEPLKVLEPELVERPVIIKTLQDQADHGGEEEKPLADTPVIQTVLPFAEEKKQKASPPGKLTGTPVSRLAQKESGDFQLPNLTLLNKSMKVKNPRINKDLADNVKILEETLESFGVKIKVTHVTQGPAITRYEAQPAPGVKVSKITNLSDDIALSLAATDVRIEAPVPGKSVVGIEVPNKEIATVHFREVLETPEFQNSLSKLTVVLGKDITGSPIVADLTKMPHLLIAGATGSGKSVCVNTLINSILYKARPDEVKFLLVDPKMVELTNYNGIPHLIAPVVTDPKKAAGALKWIVTEMETRYELFAAAGVRDIVRYNYLRTQEKKEEAPPLPYVVVIIDELADLMMVAPGDVEDSICRLAQMARAAGIHLLIATQRPSVDVITGLIKANVPSRIAFAVSSQIDSRTILDMNGAEKLLGRGDMLYYPMGASKPIRVQGCFLADKEVENVVRFLQNQAKPEYQEIPNIELGTDKPAEDTGDELFHQAALLFIEAGNASVSLLQRRLRIGYTRAARLMDLLEEKGVVGGYEGSKPREVLLTKGQFDQKFGLGEEEIG, from the coding sequence ATGACGGTAAAGAAAAAAGGTTTTCTTAAAGATAATGTCCGCCATGAACTGATCGGCATTGTGGCCTTGGGATTGGCGGTATTGGGCATTGTGGCCCTATATTCCGGCAGCAATGGTGTGGTAGGCGGCAAGATCAAAGAAGGCTTAACCATACTGGCCGGCAACGGCCGGGTCTGGCTGCTGCTTATGCTGGGTGCCTGGGGAATCGCTTATATGAATCGTAAACATATCAATAACCAGTGGAGAACGGTGGGAGTTCTTTTACTATGGCTGGCTTTTGAAGGGCTATTGCATTTCCAGCTCCCGGGCCTTAGTGATTATTCTAATGAAACGATCCTCGATGAAGGATTGCTGGGACATGGAGGAGGAGCAATCGGTGCCCTCCTGACTATGGCTCTGAAAAGCTCAGTGGGTATTTCCGGGGGCTATGTGGTACTCATTGTCACCGCTCTTAGCGGAGCTCTGCTGGTGACGAACCGCTCCCTCATCGGCGGTCTGCAGCAAGTGCAAAAGGCCGGTAAGGAATCGGGTCGCTGGGTCAAAAACCATGTCGAGGACTTTATCTATGTGATTCAGGACACTGAGGAGAATCCTGAAGAAGCCTTTCCGGAAGAGCCTATGGAAAAGAGAGCTTTAAAAAAGAATATCAAGAGGAAAGAGACGAAAACGACCACGGAGCCTTTAAAGGTGCTGGAGCCCGAATTGGTGGAGCGGCCGGTGATTATTAAGACCCTTCAGGATCAGGCGGATCATGGCGGGGAGGAAGAGAAGCCTCTTGCCGATACTCCCGTCATCCAAACTGTACTTCCTTTTGCCGAAGAAAAGAAACAAAAAGCGAGCCCGCCGGGCAAGCTCACAGGAACGCCTGTTTCCAGATTGGCCCAGAAGGAGAGCGGTGATTTTCAGCTTCCTAATTTAACCTTGCTTAATAAAAGCATGAAGGTGAAGAACCCTCGTATTAATAAAGATTTGGCGGATAATGTGAAGATTCTTGAAGAGACCCTGGAAAGCTTCGGGGTTAAAATTAAAGTAACTCACGTAACTCAAGGACCGGCTATTACCCGCTATGAGGCCCAGCCTGCTCCCGGGGTTAAAGTGAGCAAGATTACCAACTTATCCGATGATATCGCCCTGAGTTTGGCGGCTACCGATGTGCGTATCGAGGCCCCTGTGCCGGGGAAATCGGTGGTGGGAATCGAAGTGCCCAATAAAGAGATAGCGACGGTGCATTTTCGGGAAGTACTGGAGACACCGGAATTTCAGAATTCCCTCAGTAAGCTGACGGTCGTTCTGGGCAAAGATATTACAGGAAGTCCTATTGTGGCGGATTTAACCAAAATGCCCCATTTATTAATTGCCGGTGCCACCGGTTCAGGTAAGTCTGTCTGTGTCAATACCTTAATCAATAGCATCTTATATAAAGCAAGGCCGGATGAAGTCAAGTTCTTATTGGTAGATCCGAAGATGGTGGAACTGACTAATTATAACGGAATTCCTCATCTGATTGCACCGGTGGTCACGGATCCCAAAAAGGCGGCCGGAGCCCTAAAATGGATTGTCACGGAAATGGAGACCCGTTACGAGCTGTTTGCTGCCGCCGGGGTCAGGGATATTGTGCGCTATAATTACCTGCGCACCCAGGAAAAGAAAGAAGAGGCGCCGCCTCTTCCCTATGTGGTGGTGATTATCGACGAGTTAGCGGATCTCATGATGGTGGCCCCCGGAGATGTGGAAGATTCGATTTGCCGTTTGGCTCAGATGGCGCGGGCGGCGGGAATCCATCTCCTGATTGCTACCCAGCGTCCATCGGTGGATGTGATCACCGGTTTGATCAAAGCCAATGTTCCTTCCCGGATTGCTTTTGCTGTATCTTCTCAGATCGATTCCCGGACCATCTTGGATATGAATGGAGCGGAGAAGCTCTTAGGCCGGGGGGATATGCTTTACTATCCTATGGGAGCCAGCAAACCCATCAGGGTACAGGGATGCTTCCTGGCCGATAAGGAAGTGGAAAATGTGGTCCGCTTCCTGCAGAATCAGGCTAAACCGGAATACCAGGAGATTCCTAATATCGAGCTGGGAACCGATAAGCCTGCGGAAGATACTGGGGATGAGCTCTTTCATCAAGCGGCCCTGCTCTTTATCGAGGCAGGCAATGCTTCTGTCTCTTTACTGCAAAGAAGGCTCCGCATCGGCTACACCCGGGCGGCCCGTTTAATGGATTTGTTGGAAGAAAAAGGGGTCGTGGGCGGTTATGAAGGCTCAAAACCCCGGGAAGTTTTGCTGACCAAGGGACAATTTGACCAAAAGTTTGGTTTAGGAGAAGAAGAAATCGGGTAA
- a CDS encoding DUF3388 domain-containing protein: MISGRVYSEEQLYLEYVIQQNKPGLLGAVSTLLGMLEINILTVNGIGEDRRGFLLQYPSPEKVQALQEALQHVDTIEIAAFRPPTIFDRLALRHGRRLDKAESDPPTYRFIREELGLLVDFLGDTLVEGGNQLVGIRGVPRVGKTEAAISACVYANKKWILLSSTIIRQTLRTTLMLDEAEDSVFLIDGMTSTSRGDDAHWQLLNRVMELPTPKIIEHPDVFLRDGRIKRDLDFIIEIRNQPQDEIGIDDVAVSFSAFDIS, from the coding sequence TTGATCAGTGGTCGGGTATACTCAGAAGAACAACTTTATCTGGAATATGTGATACAGCAAAATAAACCCGGCTTGCTGGGTGCTGTCTCCACATTATTGGGAATGCTTGAGATCAATATCTTAACCGTCAATGGGATCGGTGAGGACCGCCGGGGGTTTTTGCTTCAGTATCCGTCTCCGGAGAAGGTTCAAGCCCTCCAAGAGGCTTTGCAGCATGTCGATACCATTGAGATCGCTGCTTTTCGCCCGCCGACGATCTTTGATCGCCTGGCCTTGCGGCATGGGCGGCGTTTGGATAAGGCAGAAAGCGATCCCCCGACTTACCGCTTTATTAGGGAAGAATTAGGATTGCTTGTGGACTTTTTAGGAGATACTTTAGTTGAGGGTGGCAATCAGTTGGTTGGTATCCGAGGGGTTCCCCGGGTGGGAAAAACGGAAGCGGCGATCAGCGCCTGCGTTTATGCCAATAAGAAGTGGATACTCCTTTCTTCGACGATTATCCGGCAAACCTTGCGGACCACCCTTATGCTGGACGAAGCTGAAGATTCCGTGTTTTTAATTGATGGGATGACAAGCACTTCCCGTGGAGATGATGCCCATTGGCAATTATTGAACCGGGTGATGGAATTACCCACACCGAAGATCATCGAGCATCCTGATGTATTTTTGCGGGATGGCCGGATCAAAAGAGACCTGGATTTTATCATTGAGATTCGTAATCAACCTCAAGATGAGATTGGGATTGATGATGTAGCCGTTAGTTTTTCTGCTTTTGATATTAGCTAA